One genomic region from Panthera tigris isolate Pti1 chromosome D1, P.tigris_Pti1_mat1.1, whole genome shotgun sequence encodes:
- the CD6 gene encoding T-cell differentiation antigen CD6 isoform X5, protein MAPDMWLFSAVLGLLSAALSGHPSPTPSGQPNTSSTETQPLESGEPLGIRLVNGSSHCSGTVEVWIRKSWEPACGAFWNHNATEAVCRALSCGGAGAAVQPTLTPSELPPGPGAGNASEAPNATLALAPAVLCRGPEWPLCDVVERPCDSDRPAEVTCAENRAVRLVGGSGPCAGRVEMLERGQWGSVCDDTWDLKDAHVVCRQLNCGWAVQALPGLHFAPGQGPIHRDQVNCSGTEDHLWDCPGLPGNGYCGHKEDAGVLCSEHQSWRLTGGADSCEGQVEVHFRGVWSTVCDSEWYSSEAQVLCRTLGCGTVATRLQGLPHSLPGKMYYSCKGEEPTPSDCFWRFNNPYLCRQSRAARVLCSGSRSLLNLSTSEAPASVQPVTVEPTTIQKAEAWKSRELMLFILCIILGILLLGLLISTAFIFLKVKGKYDSQRHRVTEEEIQQSRFQMPPLEEGLEETGASQVPPARAGHYIADTPSLGSQRHPGSNRGSSTSSGEDYCNSPSSRLPLWTPQVFSTERSPFLEQPPNLELAGSQATFSGPSADDSSSTSSGEWYQNFQPPPQPPSTDQFQYPGSPRPQPGSTGNEDYDDIGAS, encoded by the exons GTCACCCGTCTCCAACCCCATCCGGCCAGCCCaacaccagcagcacagagacCCAGCCCTTGGAGTCAG GAGAGCCGCTCGGGATCCGCCTGGTGAATGGGAGCAGCCACTGCAGCGGGACGGTGGAGGTCTGGATCCGGAAGTCGTGGGAGCCCGCGTGCGGGGCGTTCTGGAACCACAATGCCACTGAGGCCGTGTGCCGCGCGCTGAGctgcggcggggcgggggcagccGTCCAGCCCACCCTGACGCCCTCAGAGCTGCCGCCTGGTCCAGGCGCGGGGAACGCCAGCGAGGCCCCGAACGCCACACTGGCCCTGGCGCCCGCCGTCCTGTGCAGAGGGCCCGAGTGGCCACTCTGCGACGTGGTGGAGCGTCCGTGCGACAGCGACAGGCCAGCTGAGGTCACCTGCGCAG agaACCGCGCGGTGCGGTTGGTGGGCGGCAGCGGTCCGTGCGCCGGCCGCGTGGAGATGCTAGAGCGCGGCCAGTGGGGGTCGGTGTGCGACGACACGTGGGACCTGAAGGACGCCCACGTGGTGTGCCGGCAGCTGAACTGCGGCTGGGCGGTCCAGGCCCTGCCCGGCCTGCACTTCGCGCCCGGCCAAGGACCCATCCACCGGGACCAGGTGAACTGCTCGGGGACCGAGGACCACCTGTGGGACTGCCCTGGGCTGCCAGGAAACGGCTACTGCGGTCACAAGGAGGACGCCGGCGTGCTGTGCTCAG AGCACCAGTCCTGGCGCCTGACTGGGGGCGCCGACTCCTGCGAGGGGCAGGTGGAAGTACATTTCCGTGGGGTCTGGAGCACAGTGTGTGACAGTGAGTGGTACTCCTCGGAGGCCCAGGTGCTCTGCCGGACCTTGGGCTGTGGGACCGTGGCCACAAGACTCCAGGGGCTGCCCCATTCCCTGCCGGGGAAAATGTACTACTCATGCAAGGGGGAGGAGCCCACCCCCTCCGATTGCTTCTGGAGGTTCAACAACCCCTATCTCTGCAGACAGTCGAGGGCAGCCAGAGTCCTCTGCTCAG GCTCCCGAAGTCTGCTCAATCTGTCCACTTCTGAAGCCCCTGCAAGCGTTCAGCCGGTCACTGTGG AACCTACTACGATCCAGAAAGCAGAAGCCTGGAAATCGCGAGAACTAATGCTTTTCATCCTCTGCATCATTCTGGGAATTCTCCTCCTTGGCTTACTCATCTCCACAGCCTTCATCTTCTTGAAAGTTAAAGGAAAATACG ATTCCCAGCGGCACCGGGTCACGGAGGAGGAGATCCAGCAGAGCAGGTTCCAGATGCCTCCCCTGGAGGAAG GACTTGAAGAGACGGGTGCCTCCCAGGTCCCACCCGCCAGGGCTGGACACTACATCGCAGACACGCCCTCCCTGGGCTCTCAGCGCCACCCAGGAAGCAACAGGGGATCCAGCACGTCCTCCGGGGAGGATTACTGCAACAGCCCCAGTAGCAGGCTACCTCTGTGGACCCCTCAGGTGTTTTCTACAGAGAGGAGCCCCTTCTTGGAGCAGCCCCCGAACTTGGAGCTGGCTGGCTCCCAGGCTACCTTTTCAG GGCCCTCGGCTGACGACAGCTCCAGCACCTCCTCCGGGGAGTGGTACCAGAACTTCCAGCCGCCGCCCCAGCCTCCCTCTACGGACCAGTTTCAGTATCCAG GatcccccaggccccagcctggTTCCACTGGCAATGAGGACTATGACGACATCGGGGCATCCTAG